GCCCCGTGCATGCCGCCGCCGTCGCGATAGAGGCGGCTATCGGCATCGATGATATAGGGCGGATTCGCGGTGACGACGTCGAACACGCCGTCGAGCGGATCGAGCGTCGCGGCCTGATGTGCGTCGATCGTCACCCCGGCGGCGGCGGCGTTGATGCGCGCGAAGCGAAGCGCGCGCGGGTTGATGTCGGTGGCGCAAACCTCCGCAGCCGGCCGCGCAAGCGCAGCAACGACAGCCCCGACCCCCGAGCCGGTGCCGATGTCGAGCATCCGCAGGGATTTGCCGTCCGGCATATGTGCCAGCTCCGACTGGATCAGATCGGCAAAGCGGTAACTGTCGGGGCCGAAGAACACCGCATCGGTATCATTGGTCGGATAGGCCGAGTGCAGGAACAACGGGCTGTGAAGCGACGAGACACGAACGCGTGACCGCAGCATTGTGCCCTCCGCGTGCAGCACCCCCGCCCGATCGAGCAGCGCCTCGACTTCGGCGTCGATCTCGCCACGCCGGAACGGCAGCGACCAGCCCAGCACATCGCGCACCGACCGCGCGACTTTCCTGTCAGCACGCGCGACCACGCGGGCGTGCGTCAGCGGGGTCGGCGTGACGAAGGTATAGCCATACTCGTCCAGGCGTCGCAGCAGCGCCAGCAACGCCTCGTCTTCCGACCCGGTGGCGACGGGACCGGCCGCCCCGGCGGATGCGACTGTCACCCCTGCGCCCGACCCACGCCGTTCCACAGCGATACACGATACTGGTCGAAGCAGCGCTCGCCGCAGCGCAGCCGGATCAACGCGCCTTCCGCGATCGCGGTCGCGCGGCGCGGGTCTTCGGCCACCGCCGGGCGAAGCGCCTCACGGTTCCAGTCCTCGCTATGTTTGATGTCGAGCACTGCGTGGAGCTGGAAATAGCGGCGCTCGCGATCGGACAGCCCGATCCGGCGCAACCCTTGCGCGACGCAGGCGGCGCGCGCCGGCGCGGTCAGTTCGATCACGCCGAGCGCGCCGACCGAATGCCACGCGTAACGCCGG
This genomic stretch from Sphingomonas panacis harbors:
- a CDS encoding methyltransferase — translated: MTVASAGAAGPVATGSEDEALLALLRRLDEYGYTFVTPTPLTHARVVARADRKVARSVRDVLGWSLPFRRGEIDAEVEALLDRAGVLHAEGTMLRSRVRVSSLHSPLFLHSAYPTNDTDAVFFGPDSYRFADLIQSELAHMPDGKSLRMLDIGTGSGVGAVVAALARPAAEVCATDINPRALRFARINAAAAGVTIDAHQAATLDPLDGVFDVVTANPPYIIDADSRLYRDGGGMHGAQISLDMARMALDRLAPGGRMILYTGSAIVEGDDALEQALAGEASARGFRLAYRELDPDVFGEELDQPGYADIERIALVAAVITRPV